CGTGACGTTGTAtcgttacaaaaaatgtttctctgATAGTTTGAGACTCTCTCCACAATAAAAAGGGACAACAATGATTCCacttataaaaaatgttttggcataagttatgaaaaaatgaaacaaagaaaaatccaGAGTCATGAGAAgattaaaacacggatttaaaaaaaaattaagatttcaaaataaaaaaaatacaattttattttgaagaaacattGTAAAGATTGTAAAgattttgatattgaatttgaaattttgtgcaaataaactaaaactaaaatcaCTAGGAACCACAAAGttcaatagttttttgaagGTACAAAGCAaagcacactgggtcagctGGTAACataaaaaagagaataaaaatgtcaaaaaaatacaaaaaattacgacaaaattgacaaaaaggcagaaaaatgacaaaacatatcaaaaagacaaacatgaaaaatattgattaacattgacaaaaaataacaaaaaaaagacaaaaatgttaaataaaatgaaaaattaaaaataattgtaaaacaCCAAACCAGAAtagtagaaaaaattaaaataaacacataaatttccggaaaatatcaaaacataacaataaaattatcagcaacaacaaaaatagacAAACCAACttcaaaactgagaaaaatgctAAAAAGTCACGTTAAAACACGATAAAAGAACACAACATggcaaaataatgaaaaagcaaataatgacaaaatatgaaaataaaaacaaatattgtaaaattcctgacaaaatttgaaaaaaaaatcacaaaaaattacaacaaaaaaaattattaacaaaaaaaatgcaatatgcaattttttaaagacaGTATAATatcaaaacatgacaaaaagacaacaaatgacacaaaaaccaaaccatgaaaaaaaatattacaaaacataaaaaaaatagaatgccACTTTTTGGTAGAAATCacattaaatgacaaaaaatttaaaaaagtcgaataatgtcaaaatataaagaaaaaaatatgacaaaaaattagactggaacaaatatcaatttctccttttgtcccccccccccccccttcgaaatttccagaaacctgaagggggaaataaataaagtttgaagtatttaatgtaaatttcaaaaaaaaatcaagaatccaaaagattacaatacgaaaaaaacaaattttggaagatggaaattatttcaccttttgtaaacttgatttgattgaatttttcgataaaaaattactttttttaaggttttgtgcattgatattgtatgcaactttgttgcatacaagctttcgtgaaatgtatttcaatttctttgttttacacattattttttattgtatccccccccctccccccccccccccttcgcgatgttccaactccgagtgacaaaagagggatttgaaatttgttccggccttatgaatagaaaaataaaaggtTAAAACAGAagaataaatttgacaaaaaataacaaaactgataaaaataccagaaaaatttgaaacttattttcaaaattttaaaaataatgacaaaacatgacaaaaatgaattctACTAATGTCAAGAcagaacaaaaacacaaaacatgaaaacaacgaaaataaaaaaataacaaaaattacaaaacaaatgacatgaaatgacaaaacacgaaaaaaaattacattattatcaaaacaagacaaaaaatttgaaatgaagatgaataataacaacaaatgaAAGAGcaagacaaaaaaatcaaaaaataacaaaatattaaaatgctgtttttgtcaaaattaacatcaaatgacaaaaaagccaCAAAAAGACAAATAATATATATGACAAGAAactaaaaacaacagaaaaaaacaaacaaaataaaaactaataaagggtgatacggtcaaaatttggtcaatatcaacttgacgtatttcttccaattttgcatttaaaaaacctgaacacccctcattttgaaggtatgtatatgtagaatgttgctcctattttgattttggaattcactcttcagtggtcaaaatgccgtccaaggaagaaaagcagcgtatcaaaattttgctcgcacatcgcgaaaatccgagctactcgcacgctaagctggcaaaatcgcttaaagttgtcaaatcaaccattaaaaatgtaattaaagtgtttggggaacgtttgtcgacagccagaaagtctagatcggggggaaatcgaaaaccggaagccgctgagacgacaaagagagttgccggtagtttcaagcgaaaccctaacctctctctccgagatgccgcaaataagctgggtgcagtgttccgaaaatcactcgttttcaatgaatgttcttGATTGCACTTCGCAGCTGAACGTTcagcgatcgggttttgttattgattgctactggacctatccgatcatcgttcgttctattcatcgctaaaatatagatcacctcgcacgatgcttgctgtcaaaacagtgcaacaccatcatcaaattggaatctcaccaatgagcgatgcatacggcgaatcaTGTCGGTCTAGGATCAGGAGTGATTGGTTCAGgtagtgagtgagtgatacatgcaatcgatcattagcaaatgttgtttgattttaaacatagccaataaataaatttattggattttaCAGCGTTTTTTACACCAGTAAGAATAAAGTCAAATTGAAGTTGTGTTTATGAGGGAATGAAGTTCACTTCCGccgtgttttcaatttcaaataaaccaggcggatactgagtgagtgacattcagaatggatcagtttgtatctcactcatctccgatatgcgatagTTGCAAAACCAataattctgaatgatgcgactcggtttgcatcgCTGAatggagcgctgatcgagattgcataccagtcggcgaagcagttgcgagaggcgttTTCCTATTATACAGtcagaatatttcaaataagaaacgtatcctgagtgttaattttgattgattttcggaacactggctgggtgtatcgtctacaaccgtgcatcaagccaaaaaacgagccggactatcggtttacaagaaggtagtgactccaaattgcgatgataaacaaactatgacggccaaagcgcgatcccggaggctggacacgacgatgctggcgaagtttgactgcgtggtaatggacgatgaaacctacgtcaaagccgactacaagcagcttccgggacaggagatttatacggcaaaatgaaggggaaaggtagcagatattttaaggcacatgaaactgtcaaagttcgcgaagaaatatctggtttggcaagccatctgtacctgtggcttgaaaagcagcattttcatagctcccgggactgtcaactaagaaatttacgtgaaagagtgtttgaataaacgtctgctgcctttcctgagaaaacacggttgttccgtactgttttggccggatttggcatcttgccattacggtaaaaaggtcatggagtggtacgccgccaacaacgtgcatgtggttcccaaggacaagaacacTCCCTACACGCCAGaactccacccaattgagaaatactgggctattgtcaagcggaacatGACaagaacaacagaaaaaaaattaaaaaaagacaaaataactTACAAACCCGCCCTTCACcattcgaaatttccaaataacCCAAAGGAGGGAACAAATAAAGTATGAAgcaatttatgtaaatttcgaacaaaaaatctaaaattcgaAAGATTATGAGaccaaaaaaccaattttggaAAATGGGAGTTACTTCATCTTTTGTAAACTTGATTTGATtggatttttcgataaaaaatttatagatttttggTAATAATATagaatgcaattttgttgcacacaAGCTTTCGTgctatttatttcaatttatttgtttatcgcTTAtgttttattgtccccccctcccccctcgcgatgtttcaacctcgagtgacaaaagaaggatttgatatttgttccggcctaatatacaaaatcgacaataatggcaaaaattaaaaaaaaacaagaatttcatctttttcacaaaaaaagataatattTCACGCTCGTGGCCGGTTTTCTTTATAGGTAAGACAACAAGGACACAGTTCTTGACCATGGGCTTACTCGAGAAATCGTTAGTTCAAAACTCTAAGCACCCTAGCAGTTTAAAACTAGTCAAAACTCGACTCGCTCTATTATAACAGAAATTTAATATTCTACATATCATTTTATGAACATTATCActttcttacaaaattttgaagaaaatattttgtcaCTTGGAAAACTTAGAATATACTTTACACGAAACACAAATGGGTTTTTCTGAGGTACCTACTGCAACCGATTGCCTACAATGTTCATTTAATCGTtccgtagcaaaaaaaaacgaaatactaCCAGCTTTGATAAAAATTCAGCGATAATCGACAGAAGCAGAAACCCCTGCTAAGAAGTGCTGGTAATCTAATCAAGCGGTACCAACCTAGATAAACGTGAACTCAGGTTCGGGCTCGTATAAAAACCCGGGAGACTGCGTCAATTCCATGATTCGTACGAAGTTGACCGACCAAAGTCCCAAAATGTTCAAGTTCCTGCTGGTAGCTGTCTTCATCCCGGCCTTGGCCACCGCCGTCCAGGTTCGCAGCTGTAAGTAACTACATTTTCCTTGGTGCAGTGTGTCTAGTGAGTCTAATTGTGATTTGTAATTCCAACACAACAGGTGGAGCTGGCTACGCTACCCCGGAAGAGGTGACCATTGAAGGATGCGCTGCGGGAACCAATGAATGCCAGGTTCAGGTCGGAACCACTCTGAGGGCTACTGCTACCCTCGCCGCTGCTCCCCGCTCCTCGCCTACGGCCTTCGCACACATCATTGCTCGTCTAGCTGGTATCCAAGTTCCATTCCCGATGCCCGATGCCTTGAGGGATGCTTGCGTGGTTGTCGACGGAAGTGGCCTGGAAACCGGATGCCCAGTCGTTGCAGGAGAACGCATGGTTTACAACTTGAACGCTTTCATGGATCCCAATGATTTCAGCATCTTCGGAGTCACCATTGAGGCCGAAGTCAGAATTGACGTGACCGATACCGTGGCGACCAATGTTGGTGATAGCATTGCCTGTGCCCGCTTCAACCTGCGAGTCGTCCAGTAAAACAAAAGCTAATAAATATCGTTTTCGGAAACTCTATTCCCCGTGTACCATTTTAAGGGAAGGCCAACTACTGAGTACTGAACCATTTATCGATTCCATTCGCTTCATTAACACCTTGCAATCATTCTTTCTTCTATTGGTTTCAATTATGTCTCCTGCACTACAGTCGAAACTCAGGTTTTGAGTCGAAAACGCGCAATTGGGATAATCTTTTTCGTAAGCCAGAAAAACTCAGCTCACTAAGTTTTAACACCAGTCATTTTCTtctaatttataatttatattttcccCACCATAAAGTTATTTTACAAACTCTTCAAAGGTGTTAGCAACAGTTTTATTAGGcctgtactcgaaaaaaaataccaCGCTTTCTtggaaaattacattttaatgcATGCACGGAGAAAAAAAGAACCACTGCTGTCCCAATTATTTCAACTAGCTATATACCATTTATCAAAGTGTAGTTAATTTTTTCGCATCCTAGTTGGaatagactcaactacaaactgccgATTGACCTTTCGCAATCAACTACAAATATAATTGATAACCTTCCATCTCCCTATTTCCGTTATCTTTCTCGCTCATATTTTCCTTAGACCAGTGTTttacggactagaattggaacttggaatgttttgttgacccttgcccagccaggtaagctggctcaacttgctagagaagctagccgcctcaagctagagatattgggactgagcgaagtccgttggcctaacactggagaacacaagacacagtccgggcaagtcctgctttactctcgcatacgaggagaacacgatattcgggaacgaggagttggtttactattaagcccgcaggcccatgcgctcataagatgggaaccggtaaacgaaaaaataatcgtagccagattcagaacacgggttagaaaccttacaatggtccagtgttatgcgccaactgacgttgccgatttgcaggagaaagagcagttttacagacaattgaacagcgtggttgagagaattccgaagggtgacattcaaatccacttaggcgacttcaacgcaaagattggctccgataatcaggactttgagcgcatcatggggcgccatggcttaggacagatgagcgaaaacggagagctgtttgtagaattttgtggcaacaacaacatggtgatcggtggatcgctcttcccccatcgaccagcacataaggtcacttgggtatcccgagatggccgaacagaaaatcaaattgaccacatctgcatcagccgaaaatggagaaggagccttcttgatgtccgcaacaaacgaagcgcagacattgcatctgaccatcacctcgtccttggtgagatacgactaagagttgcgcgtgtccaacggcgcgaggagaaagttgggtgtcgatacgacgtccgccggttggagaatccagaggtgaaaagggcatacgttgaacagctagaatcccgagcctcggaattgccgacagacggaacagtcgaagaacagtggtgtggaatcaagaatgcctttatcacgacgagccatggtactctcggtaaagtttgtggaagacgaagtgaatggatgtcggatgaaaaatggaggatgatcgatgatcggagaaaggcgaaagttggaattgagcaggcatgtaccgggtcagccaaagcagccgcccacttacgatatgcggagcttgaaaaggcagttaaacgagcttgtagacgagacaagagagcctggacaaactccctagccggaaagggagaaagagccgccgccattggagatatccgattattatatggtatttctcgccgccttagtagGGCTAATGCAAGACTAATGCAAAAACTAATGCAAGAAttccgctgaaagaccgagcaggtcagctgctgacagatcaaacagatcagctcaagcgttggactgagcatttttaacaacttttccgagttacaaattgcaatggccaacagaacccgcagctcgaggcgcccataagggtatatacggatgatagtattgacgaaaaattggcctcagccataacctcaaattttgatttgctggcggcctcatcagggatgctaggtgcgttactaaaatcagtatttgcttgttttaagctaagtataatatttctgaattgataaaattttttaactttcaacagCTAAAcctttgaattcattacggggcatccataaatggatgaagataagtcatcttttgataattaattttcaggatgaattcaaaacatctaaaatataATATGTTATTTTCATGTAGAGCTTGGTAGattaaaaagagttgtttctaatTTCTGAACGAATgcactgttacaaacaagtaaattaatgaaagccccgtttatgttgactttgaagataatcgcctacatgctctgattatttgaaacatatccacataattcgctaaatcatttaagtgtgcgatacagttagttgttatttcgttcagataaatgatgcgtttaatttcacattcgaatagaaatctacgagaaagttgcaaattctcagttctcatgaaaaggttttcaataacaatgcaattaaataaatataatcattttccaaatatcaatgcacttggcaatcCTGAAtacccaaaaaatcaaaacacaaacaTCTGTGTATCGTTTTTGAACAGGGCGAATTTATTTGTCATTATTagtaccggaaaatcgcgttcatcgtgcgcccttctcaaaaatcgattctgttctcccatggtttgaggtaagggctgaggcctcctgctaagatggtgttcgtgtagaactgtcaatatatcctaatagtaagtcgcattaatggcgtcaactcggaagcgccctcgctggctgaaatagaagcggcaatcaaggacatgaaatccaacaaagcgcctggaatcgattgcattcctgctgaaatgctcaaagccgaccctgccttgtcagcacaaatgttgcaccgtcttttcgctgacatttgggatactgcaacattcccggccgactggatgcagggtatcctcgtaaaggtcccgaagaaaggagacctgacagagtgcggtaactggcgtggcataactttgatctgtacaaccctcaaagtactctgcaaagtgatcctgaacaggatccaggagaaaatcgacgctacactccgacggcaacaagctggattccgatccggacgatcatttgtggaccacatcaaaacgctacgaataatactggaacaaatcaacgaattccaggactctcttctgctggtgttcgttgatttcgaaaaagcatttgacagactgaaccacgaaaacatctgggctgctcttagacgacgaggggtcccagagaaactaatccatctcatcgaagcacagtacgaggcattttcgtgcaaggttttgcacgacggtgtcttgtccgaaccaatcccggtaactgctggagtgagacaaggatgtattttgtcaccgctgctttttctcatcgtaatggatgagatcttgactggatcgattgactgtagaccaaaccgaggattgccgtggaatcctttagcgattgagcaactgaacgaccttgacctggcagacgatattgaacaagacatgcagagcaaactcgacgacctcaccgaaagctccaaggcagcaggtctcaaaattaatgtcggaaagaccaagtcgatggaaatcaacacagaaaattattccaatttcgtggtagctggacaacaggttgagacagtggagtgcttccagtatcatggtagccagattacgccaagaaggacatcgaaacccggatcagaaaagcccgatttgcgtttgcgagtctccgaaacatctggcgctcacgccagatctctctacgaactaagatccgaatcttcaactcaaatgtcaaatccgtattgctgtatgggtgtgaaacttggtgcacatatgcggtgaagacgcgaaaactgcaagtttttgtcaatcgctgcctgcggaacatcatccgcgcttggtggcctggcaactggatctcaaacgttgaacttcatcgccggtgtcatcaaaaggcgctagaaatcgggattcgggaacgtaagtggagatggattgggcatacgctgcgaagagatgaaaacgagatttgcaaagaggctctagactggaatccagatgggcatcgaagaagaggcaggcccaaaagctcgtgacggcgaagtctttttttttttattagttgatcacccaggtggtaaatcctttttacggattgcattccaaggcacggcgagccaccgcgtccccccagtttgctactctgggtccatgggtgcaattggacgactcatgatactatgtacccctacgccataaaatccacctggggcctctggccataattcccatccggacctagcAACGAAGGCTTTACCCatgatgggagaccatactcgcgcaatgcgctccacggcaaatactcgttttattcgtactacaccagcaatctcaaccactctttgtcacgattcacgacttacGGGTTGGCAATCCGTtagccgctactcgtgactcgagtcccacatgCGGCCTCTCGTCGCAGTTCGTGACGTCATGACCCGCCCCTCCTCACGACTCGAGACCCTCTCACATTCGGTCTCTTGTCACAATTTGAGCCGTCTTGACCCGTCTCTCCTCGTGACTCAAGACCTCCTCACATACCTCCTCTTGACACGACTTGAGGCGACTCTAccacctctcctcgtgtctcgaGAGCCCTCGATGGTtccgtctcttgacccaattcgagacgagaacaactcgcctctcctcgggtctggagataaccACACATATCCTATTTCTCcatctcgactcttcgagacccaacctgaggcccatc
This sequence is a window from Uranotaenia lowii strain MFRU-FL chromosome 3, ASM2978415v1, whole genome shotgun sequence. Protein-coding genes within it:
- the LOC129758256 gene encoding NPC intracellular cholesterol transporter 2-like, whose protein sequence is MIRTKLTDQSPKMFKFLLVAVFIPALATAVQVRSCGAGYATPEEVTIEGCAAGTNECQVQVGTTLRATATLAAAPRSSPTAFAHIIARLAGIQVPFPMPDALRDACVVVDGSGLETGCPVVAGERMVYNLNAFMDPNDFSIFGVTIEAEVRIDVTDTVATNVGDSIACARFNLRVVQ